The bacterium genome includes a window with the following:
- a CDS encoding glycoside hydrolase family 172 protein, translating to MHPSYNGLGLHLGNLSRLSRAESRSCSAENPTGAKGQGGRHIDPDHGPSRDLGTGWKVRPCVSVNPGETLVLADLEGAGAIQQIWMTPTGNYRFTILRFYWDGEETPSVEVPIGDFFASAYTSFNVYAPLNSQPVCVNPGNAFNCYWEMPFRKHCKITLENIGFEAMRIFYQINYTLTEVPADAAYFHAQFRRSNPLPYKEVFTLLDGVRGQGHYVGTYMAWQMNNNGWWGEGEVKFYLDGDLPDGVVGRNIKEHGGEGYPTICGTGTEDYFCGSYNFENKATRQYQEFTTAYAGVSQVVRPDGLYNANTRFSLYRWHIMDPVRFQADFAVTMQALGWRAGGRYLPAQDDIASVAFWYQSEPHMTFPKLPERDRLEII from the coding sequence ATGCATCCGTCGTATAATGGTCTCGGTCTACATCTCGGAAACCTGTCGCGCCTCTCGCGGGCGGAATCACGGTCCTGTTCTGCGGAAAACCCCACCGGTGCGAAAGGCCAGGGCGGACGGCATATCGATCCCGATCACGGCCCCTCCCGCGATCTCGGCACGGGGTGGAAGGTCCGGCCTTGCGTGAGCGTTAATCCCGGAGAGACGCTGGTCCTGGCTGACCTTGAAGGGGCCGGCGCGATCCAGCAGATCTGGATGACCCCGACTGGAAACTACCGTTTCACCATTCTCCGGTTCTACTGGGATGGTGAGGAAACGCCGTCGGTCGAAGTGCCGATCGGTGATTTCTTTGCCAGTGCGTACACCAGTTTCAATGTTTATGCCCCCTTGAATTCACAGCCGGTTTGCGTCAACCCCGGCAACGCCTTTAACTGCTACTGGGAGATGCCTTTCCGCAAACACTGCAAGATCACCCTGGAGAACATCGGGTTCGAAGCGATGCGGATCTTCTATCAGATCAACTACACCCTGACCGAGGTGCCCGCCGACGCGGCCTATTTCCATGCGCAATTCCGGCGAAGCAATCCCTTGCCATACAAGGAAGTGTTTACCCTTCTTGATGGCGTGCGCGGGCAGGGGCATTACGTCGGCACCTACATGGCCTGGCAGATGAACAACAATGGCTGGTGGGGTGAGGGTGAAGTCAAATTCTATCTCGATGGCGACCTGCCCGATGGGGTGGTTGGCCGCAATATCAAGGAGCACGGGGGTGAGGGCTATCCCACGATCTGCGGAACCGGCACAGAAGACTATTTCTGCGGGTCCTACAACTTTGAGAACAAGGCGACCAGGCAATATCAGGAGTTCACGACCGCCTATGCGGGAGTCTCCCAGGTAGTGCGTCCGGATGGGCTCTATAACGCCAATACCCGCTTCAGCCTTTACCGGTGGCACATCATGGATCCCGTGCGGTTCCAGGCTGATTTTGCCGTGACCATGCAGGCGTTGGGCTGGCGTGCCGGGGGCCGCTACCTTCCGGCCCAGGATGATATCGCCTCGGTTGCGTTTTGGTATCAGTCCGAACCTCACATGACTTTCCCGAAACTGCCTGAGCGGGACCGGTTGGAGATCATTTAA